The following proteins come from a genomic window of Acetivibrio cellulolyticus CD2:
- a CDS encoding rhamnogalacturonan lyase family protein: MKKFLSTISVAAFVLVNSLPITVSAATTDATLVKSINISDAGSACRLRLGDLNGDGRLDFLMVQATSDNPSQVNALTAFDHTGTKMWKIGTDNNQSGTDRDEPCQIYDIDNDGDNEVIAVMSRKVKILNGKDGKEEREFNLPANDACDAILICNVSGNTYPSDMIFKNRYGSAYVVDKNGKLLWSFKGTTGHYPWNYDFDGDGKDEIMMSYTMLDHDGKSLWTAKNPIDHADCVQIGELDGNSSNGLEIVLGTQGDYTVQAYNWKGNFLWWSNQLVEGQQVVLEDFDKNSPGLEVFGLDRINRSTNGQDALFAFNSSGKLVWKENPTNKGGYATVIRKVSNWDGSNTPYCLAYRRGGGAKPGLYEISGNKAFQFATDGNAEVGDICGDGSEEVIFYDNTKLNIYAHSDEDYSQPAPQPGNTRKQIKQHYNYSRYVSGECLKNGNQTTPTPTKTTPPTPTPTQTNDLKGDINGDGAINSIDFAYLRSYLLGINVPFPNVTKTGDINNDNFVNSIDFAILRQILLGISTNY; this comes from the coding sequence TTGAAAAAGTTTTTATCAACCATATCTGTAGCTGCATTTGTTTTAGTAAACTCTTTGCCAATCACTGTTTCAGCGGCGACAACAGATGCAACTTTAGTAAAATCAATAAACATTAGTGATGCAGGTTCTGCATGTCGATTGCGTCTAGGTGACCTTAACGGCGACGGCCGTCTGGATTTTCTTATGGTACAAGCTACTTCAGACAATCCAAGCCAGGTTAACGCTTTGACTGCCTTTGATCACACTGGTACCAAAATGTGGAAAATCGGAACCGACAACAATCAGTCAGGTACTGACCGCGACGAACCTTGCCAGATTTATGACATTGATAACGATGGTGATAACGAAGTTATTGCTGTTATGAGCAGAAAAGTCAAAATCTTAAACGGTAAAGACGGCAAAGAAGAAAGAGAGTTCAATCTTCCTGCAAATGATGCCTGTGATGCCATACTTATCTGTAACGTTTCCGGTAATACATATCCGTCTGACATGATCTTCAAGAACAGGTACGGTAGTGCTTATGTTGTGGATAAAAACGGCAAGCTTTTATGGTCTTTCAAAGGTACAACCGGGCACTATCCATGGAATTATGATTTTGATGGCGACGGCAAAGATGAAATTATGATGAGCTATACCATGCTTGATCATGACGGAAAATCACTATGGACTGCTAAAAATCCTATTGATCATGCCGATTGTGTCCAGATAGGTGAGCTTGACGGGAATTCCTCAAACGGTTTGGAAATAGTACTTGGTACACAAGGTGATTATACCGTTCAGGCATACAACTGGAAAGGAAACTTCTTATGGTGGAGTAACCAGTTGGTTGAAGGCCAGCAGGTTGTACTTGAAGATTTTGATAAAAACAGTCCAGGACTTGAGGTTTTTGGATTGGATCGTATAAATCGAAGTACAAACGGACAGGATGCTTTGTTTGCTTTTAATTCATCAGGAAAATTAGTTTGGAAAGAAAACCCTACCAATAAGGGAGGATATGCTACAGTTATAAGGAAAGTTTCAAATTGGGACGGCTCCAATACTCCGTATTGTCTGGCATACAGAAGGGGAGGCGGCGCTAAACCAGGTTTGTATGAAATTTCCGGCAATAAAGCATTCCAGTTTGCAACCGATGGTAATGCCGAAGTAGGTGATATTTGCGGTGACGGCAGCGAAGAGGTAATATTCTACGACAATACCAAACTTAATATCTATGCACATAGTGACGAAGATTATTCTCAACCTGCTCCACAACCAGGTAATACAAGAAAACAGATTAAACAACACTATAATTATTCCAGATATGTTTCAGGTGAATGTCTTAAGAACGGAAACCAAACTACACCTACTCCAACTAAAACAACACCGCCTACACCAACACCTACTCAAACCAATGATCTCAAAGGAGATATAAATGGTGATGGCGCGATAAACTCAATTGATTTTGCTTATTTAAGAAGTTATTTACTGGGTATAAATGTTCCATTTCCGAATGTTACTAAAACCGGAGATATCAATAATGACAATTTTGTTAACTCTATTGACTTCGCAATATTAAGGCAAATACTTCTTGGTATAAGCACCAATTATTAA
- a CDS encoding methyl-accepting chemotaxis protein has product MKWISDLSLSKKIYLLLGFIVFAVAIFGVLAVQSSSATQNSQLNLEQSARTAETTILEADRDLHQAYTAVQALALADNSKEDFEKLKAFFNDNIKTAKERVANSKLIMENSNKEWVDYKGKTSNLTAFQLFEKFDTDIDNWVAISNKVIENKSMVKEWEGSFETARGELDEITMLLDTATKERQLVYNKKRSYNIANIVIGLFIMIIFIFIFGYIVIKSISKPLESVVAMIKEIEKGHLKTRLNLNRKDEIGQLANTMDHYADDLQKFIVVPINKIAVGDFDFELNIKDSEDELSPALKKTVDSIKGLVYEANTLTSAAIEGKLQVRGREENFNGLYQDIISGINKTLDAVIDPISEASSVLAGLEKGNLQVKMNGDYKGEHALIKDALNKTVDNLKTYIGEITYVLSQMSEGNMNITINSEFKGDFVEIKNSLNRIIDAFNDVLINIGDAAYQVSAGSKQIADSSQMLSQSTTEQASAVEELSSIMDTISEKTKKNAVNAKEANELAMEVKKDAVEGNDQMKDMLKSMDEIASASANISKIIKVIDDIAFQTNILALNAAVEAARAGQHGKGFAVVADEVRSLAGRSSQAAKETTALIEGTVRKTENGMTIAKDTASALNKIVDGVSKAAVLVGEIANSSNEQATGIAQVNQGVLQISQVVQTNSATSQESAASSQELSSQADTLNEMVSRFKVRKNVSEKSGYELLDKEIIGYMQGASKNSKQNLKKKELNNKKNISLGDMDFGKY; this is encoded by the coding sequence ATGAAATGGATTTCAGACTTGTCATTAAGTAAAAAAATCTATCTGCTTTTAGGTTTTATTGTATTCGCTGTTGCAATTTTTGGAGTTCTTGCAGTTCAATCGAGTAGTGCAACTCAAAATAGTCAACTAAATTTGGAGCAATCTGCAAGAACTGCAGAGACTACTATATTAGAAGCTGACAGAGATTTGCATCAGGCATATACTGCAGTACAAGCACTGGCTTTAGCAGACAATTCTAAGGAAGACTTTGAGAAACTAAAGGCATTTTTTAACGATAATATTAAGACCGCAAAAGAAAGAGTTGCAAATTCAAAGTTGATAATGGAAAACAGCAATAAGGAATGGGTTGACTATAAAGGAAAAACAAGCAATCTGACAGCATTTCAACTTTTTGAAAAATTCGATACTGATATAGATAATTGGGTTGCGATTTCAAACAAAGTAATTGAAAATAAAAGTATGGTTAAAGAGTGGGAAGGTTCATTCGAAACGGCACGTGGAGAATTGGATGAAATTACAATGCTATTAGACACAGCAACAAAAGAGAGACAATTAGTATATAATAAGAAAAGATCCTATAATATTGCAAATATTGTTATTGGTTTATTTATTATGATTATTTTTATATTTATATTTGGTTATATAGTAATCAAAAGCATTTCAAAACCGCTTGAGTCAGTAGTAGCAATGATTAAAGAAATAGAGAAAGGACATTTGAAAACCCGATTGAATTTAAACAGAAAAGACGAGATCGGCCAACTTGCAAATACTATGGATCATTATGCTGATGACCTTCAAAAATTCATTGTTGTCCCGATTAATAAGATAGCAGTCGGAGATTTTGACTTCGAGTTGAATATTAAAGACAGCGAGGATGAATTATCTCCTGCACTCAAAAAAACTGTAGACTCAATAAAAGGCCTTGTTTATGAGGCAAATACTTTAACTAGTGCAGCTATTGAAGGAAAACTCCAAGTTCGTGGAAGAGAAGAAAACTTCAACGGACTATATCAGGATATTATTTCAGGTATAAACAAAACCTTAGATGCAGTAATAGACCCTATAAGCGAAGCTTCAAGTGTACTTGCTGGATTGGAGAAAGGAAACTTGCAGGTCAAAATGAATGGAGACTACAAAGGTGAACATGCACTAATAAAGGATGCACTAAATAAAACAGTAGATAACTTAAAGACGTATATCGGTGAAATTACATATGTGCTATCTCAAATGTCTGAAGGTAATATGAATATCACAATAAATAGTGAGTTTAAAGGTGATTTTGTTGAAATTAAGAATTCGCTAAACCGCATTATAGATGCTTTCAATGATGTGTTGATTAATATTGGTGATGCAGCATATCAGGTATCAGCAGGTTCAAAGCAGATTGCAGATTCATCTCAAATGCTTTCACAGAGCACAACAGAGCAGGCAAGTGCAGTGGAGGAGTTATCATCAATAATGGATACAATATCTGAGAAAACCAAAAAGAACGCAGTCAATGCCAAAGAAGCAAACGAACTTGCTATGGAAGTAAAAAAAGATGCAGTAGAAGGTAATGACCAGATGAAAGATATGTTGAAATCAATGGATGAAATAGCATCAGCATCCGCAAATATATCTAAAATTATAAAGGTGATAGACGATATAGCTTTCCAGACCAATATCCTTGCGCTAAATGCTGCTGTTGAAGCTGCTAGAGCAGGACAGCATGGAAAAGGGTTTGCTGTGGTAGCTGATGAAGTTAGAAGTTTGGCAGGAAGAAGTTCACAAGCTGCCAAAGAGACAACCGCTTTAATAGAGGGAACGGTCAGAAAGACAGAAAACGGTATGACAATAGCTAAAGATACTGCATCAGCACTAAACAAAATAGTTGATGGAGTTTCAAAAGCTGCAGTTTTAGTTGGTGAAATAGCTAATTCATCAAACGAACAGGCTACGGGAATTGCACAGGTTAATCAGGGGGTATTGCAGATTTCACAGGTTGTGCAGACAAACTCAGCAACCTCACAGGAGAGTGCAGCATCAAGTCAGGAATTATCAAGTCAGGCAGACACTCTTAATGAAATGGTAAGCAGGTTTAAAGTAAGGAAAAATGTTAGTGAAAAGTCAGGATATGAACTTCTGGATAAAGAAATTATTGGATATATGCAGGGCGCAAGCAAAAATAGCAAACAGAATTTAAAAAAGAAGGAATTGAATAATAAAAAGAACATCTCTCTTGGTGATATGGATTTTGGCAAATACTAA
- a CDS encoding dockerin type I domain-containing protein yields the protein MKRVILMCLVALTFIMSCCTVYALDLPPSISGAITLPNGKVAPKGGIKLKVIAESSTSTSSHEYVINEGERGTVYSMYIYSLGTGNKVRCELTEPIEGYYDVSYYTGDSQQPFEYFAKTLTEYENYSDINITLVESRKVTGTLILPNGLTSQSDSSVSVKISAQSDPHFVFDADPQRYLYFSESVNAVIRKGESEGTFEVNLPLYSPGYYFNYKINDYISGVRPDSSILDDRIAVLEDMQLSLPLERGDIIKGKVSLPDGEIAGTGGCAVTVSALYYTTHTTIAGPTQYENYIDREVVIPEGANSANYEITVYREYYEYYMLYSLKSNNYIDRGYYSATGTLTQLDESVCNLEVSGDMDNIDLCILKGTKLGGRIIYPYGQVSPDDLKGSLQIVSNNSIFRDYDFTIKKGSTYTDFEYTMPSDLKDFTLQYYIENGNNICPRYGYYGDMGTTTYSSKTQKLDAQKDTINNLQIPILGYEKITGTIKLPDDMDSFDTNQVLEVNAQDKNDDGLNFYKYMDACLLKPGERSSSFEILVPQDFDEVILSSSVSRDFTSEAKLIIGGYLGDDGMVLDKEDAIFINPGQPNSTGLEIIPIKGERIWGTLTVSDSLSDMRKGGFYLDYSFVNVNGEDSSDSKYYSWVDDTINSKKFFINIPPRYMGEKFVLKIRLNNYKGHEFYLGEGCVTENPKEAKLFTYDGTDLKDLVITIGEPIEVLYGDVNSDGKVNAIDLAKFRCYLLGTVKLNEISFTNSDLNLDGSLNSIDFAWLRYYLLGMIEKLPVN from the coding sequence ATGAAGCGAGTTATTTTGATGTGTCTAGTGGCCCTGACATTTATTATGTCCTGTTGTACTGTTTATGCTTTGGATCTACCACCTAGTATTAGTGGCGCTATAACTTTGCCAAATGGCAAGGTGGCACCAAAAGGGGGTATTAAGCTGAAAGTAATTGCAGAATCCTCAACATCCACTTCTAGCCATGAATATGTTATCAATGAGGGGGAGAGAGGAACTGTCTATTCTATGTATATTTATTCTCTTGGTACCGGAAATAAGGTTAGGTGTGAACTAACGGAACCTATCGAGGGGTATTATGATGTAAGTTATTATACCGGAGATAGCCAGCAACCATTCGAATATTTTGCTAAAACATTAACTGAATATGAAAACTATTCTGATATAAATATTACTTTAGTAGAGAGCAGAAAAGTGACAGGTACATTAATACTTCCCAATGGATTGACTTCTCAAAGTGACTCATCGGTTAGCGTAAAAATATCAGCACAAAGTGATCCCCATTTTGTTTTTGACGCTGATCCACAGAGGTATTTATATTTTTCTGAGAGTGTCAATGCAGTTATTAGAAAAGGTGAAAGCGAGGGAACCTTTGAAGTTAATCTCCCATTGTATTCTCCAGGATACTATTTCAATTACAAGATAAATGATTATATTTCTGGCGTACGTCCAGACTCAAGTATACTTGATGACAGAATTGCTGTTCTTGAGGATATGCAATTAAGTCTGCCACTCGAAAGAGGGGATATTATAAAAGGTAAAGTAAGCCTCCCAGATGGTGAAATTGCTGGAACTGGAGGTTGTGCTGTAACAGTATCAGCATTATACTACACAACACATACAACAATCGCAGGACCAACACAATATGAAAATTATATAGATCGTGAAGTGGTGATACCCGAAGGGGCTAACTCTGCCAATTATGAAATTACTGTATATCGTGAATATTATGAATATTATATGCTTTATAGTCTAAAATCAAATAATTATATTGATAGAGGATACTATTCAGCGACTGGTACATTAACCCAGCTTGATGAGAGTGTATGCAATTTGGAAGTTAGCGGTGATATGGATAATATTGATCTCTGTATATTAAAGGGTACAAAGCTGGGAGGCAGAATTATATATCCTTATGGGCAAGTATCTCCAGATGATTTAAAGGGTAGTTTGCAAATAGTTTCTAATAATTCTATTTTTAGAGATTATGATTTCACTATTAAAAAAGGCAGCACATATACAGATTTTGAATATACTATGCCGTCTGATTTGAAAGATTTTACATTACAATATTATATAGAAAATGGTAATAATATATGTCCAAGATACGGTTATTATGGTGATATGGGGACAACTACATATAGTTCCAAAACTCAAAAGCTGGATGCTCAAAAGGACACAATAAATAATTTGCAGATACCAATTCTTGGATACGAAAAAATAACAGGAACAATAAAATTACCTGATGATATGGATAGCTTTGATACAAATCAAGTATTAGAAGTTAACGCACAAGATAAAAATGATGATGGTTTAAATTTCTATAAGTATATGGACGCTTGTCTGCTGAAACCTGGTGAGCGTAGTTCTTCCTTCGAGATACTAGTACCTCAGGATTTTGATGAAGTTATTTTATCGAGTTCAGTTTCAAGGGACTTTACTAGTGAGGCAAAATTAATTATTGGTGGATATCTTGGTGACGATGGTATGGTTCTTGATAAGGAAGATGCAATTTTTATTAATCCCGGTCAACCAAATTCTACAGGTCTTGAGATAATACCAATTAAAGGTGAAAGAATATGGGGCACTCTAACAGTATCAGATAGTTTATCGGATATGAGAAAAGGAGGATTTTACCTTGATTACAGTTTTGTAAATGTAAATGGGGAAGATTCAAGCGACAGTAAATATTACTCATGGGTAGACGATACAATTAATTCCAAGAAATTCTTCATAAACATTCCCCCTAGATATATGGGAGAAAAATTTGTGTTAAAAATACGTTTAAATAATTATAAAGGGCATGAATTTTATTTAGGTGAAGGCTGTGTTACTGAAAATCCTAAAGAGGCAAAATTGTTTACATATGATGGTACAGACCTTAAAGACCTGGTTATAACTATAGGAGAGCCAATAGAAGTATTATATGGGGACGTAAATAGCGATGGTAAAGTCAATGCCATAGATTTAGCAAAATTCAGATGCTATCTTTTAGGAACAGTTAAATTGAATGAAATTAGTTTCACTAATTCTGATCTCAACTTGGATGGTTCTCTAAATTCAATTGATTTTGCATGGTTAAGATATTATTTACTGGGTATGATTGAAAAGTTGCCAGTTAATTAG
- a CDS encoding dockerin type I domain-containing protein, which yields MLNKEEQDVFVCPKTGKVIRSKPKKKWSKWLFPFTGFVALIWFLIRVIPKPSRASYPCQRASAPLAASFVVWLTGIFGSSVLLRKSGKFLRQYRYITGVSLLVVAVVLAGVSSAYVFNKEASAVTAEPYTDQAANEPIGTAKGIMAGRVSWIHDPNATKWDGSSNYWYSDNNTDQTVVNSMFDKVVCSVVNKNDVSSAWDALFKYCNNNKGNGNVGYTSGEKIAIKVNLNNKYSGNMIDQTPHMVYAVLNHLVNVVGVKQSDITVFDSSRTNIAPIKSRCSGSFPNVIYNDTSLAENSITYSKSITSANSRKLGSPAVNAKYLINMAILKRHGMPKSDWIESNGNTGVTLCGKNLVGTTGDIKSLHVDLRDWNESGASYTPIVDLMGSKNLGGKTVLYIVDGLYSGNLWNSKPQKWTGAPFNNDWPSSILVSQDPVAIDSVGLDFMRSQWTLLKNADNYLHEAAKIDAPPSGTSYKPDGVALKSLGVHEHWNNANDKKYTRNLGTGNGIELISVSNSTTTPTMTPKPNVTPTNTNLPTATASTIIYGDVNGDKAINSLDFAFMRQYLLGAIQSFPNNTGNKAADVDGSGTFNAIDFAYMRQYLLGMIDKFPLN from the coding sequence ATGCTTAATAAAGAAGAACAAGATGTATTTGTTTGTCCCAAGACAGGAAAAGTAATAAGATCAAAACCTAAAAAAAAGTGGTCAAAATGGCTGTTTCCGTTTACCGGATTTGTAGCTCTAATATGGTTTTTAATTCGCGTAATTCCCAAACCTAGTAGGGCCAGTTATCCATGCCAACGTGCATCAGCACCATTAGCTGCAAGTTTTGTTGTGTGGCTTACAGGAATATTTGGTTCTTCTGTACTTCTTCGCAAATCGGGAAAATTTCTTCGTCAGTATCGGTATATAACAGGAGTTTCCTTATTGGTTGTTGCAGTAGTTTTAGCCGGAGTTTCCTCTGCATATGTTTTTAATAAAGAGGCTTCTGCAGTGACTGCAGAACCTTATACTGATCAAGCAGCAAATGAGCCAATTGGAACAGCTAAAGGCATTATGGCGGGACGTGTTTCATGGATACATGATCCTAATGCAACAAAATGGGATGGTAGCTCAAATTACTGGTATTCGGATAATAACACCGACCAGACTGTTGTAAATAGTATGTTTGATAAAGTTGTATGTTCAGTAGTAAATAAAAATGATGTTAGTTCTGCATGGGATGCTTTATTTAAATACTGCAACAATAACAAGGGAAATGGAAATGTAGGTTATACTTCCGGTGAAAAAATTGCCATAAAGGTAAATCTCAATAATAAATATTCAGGTAATATGATTGATCAGACTCCACATATGGTTTATGCTGTATTAAATCATCTTGTTAATGTGGTAGGTGTGAAACAATCTGATATTACAGTATTTGATTCCTCACGAACGAATATTGCACCTATTAAATCCAGATGCAGCGGCTCATTTCCAAATGTAATTTATAATGATACATCATTAGCAGAGAATAGCATTACATATTCAAAATCAATTACAAGTGCAAACTCCAGAAAGCTTGGTTCTCCTGCTGTTAATGCCAAATACTTAATCAATATGGCAATACTTAAAAGACATGGTATGCCAAAAAGTGACTGGATAGAATCAAACGGAAATACTGGTGTTACACTGTGTGGAAAAAATCTCGTTGGGACAACTGGAGATATTAAATCATTACATGTTGATTTGCGTGATTGGAATGAATCGGGCGCAAGCTACACTCCAATTGTTGACCTTATGGGAAGTAAAAATCTTGGCGGCAAAACCGTTCTTTACATAGTTGATGGATTATATTCCGGTAACCTATGGAACAGCAAACCACAAAAATGGACAGGTGCACCATTCAACAACGATTGGCCTTCAAGTATATTGGTATCCCAAGATCCTGTAGCTATTGATTCTGTCGGACTTGATTTTATGAGATCACAATGGACGCTTTTGAAGAATGCAGATAATTACCTCCATGAAGCAGCAAAAATCGATGCTCCACCTTCTGGAACATCCTATAAACCGGATGGAGTTGCTTTGAAAAGCCTTGGAGTCCATGAACACTGGAATAATGCCAATGACAAAAAATATACCAGAAATCTTGGTACAGGAAATGGTATTGAACTTATTTCTGTTTCAAATTCAACCACCACACCGACTATGACTCCAAAGCCTAATGTTACACCGACCAATACAAATTTACCAACGGCGACAGCAAGCACAATTATATATGGTGATGTAAATGGTGATAAAGCAATCAACTCCCTTGACTTTGCTTTTATGAGACAATACCTGCTTGGTGCCATTCAGTCATTCCCTAATAATACAGGCAATAAAGCTGCTGATGTAGATGGAAGTGGAACCTTTAATGCCATAGATTTCGCTTATATGAGACAGTATCTGCTTGGCATGATTGATAAATTTCCTTTGAATTAG
- a CDS encoding GNAT family N-acetyltransferase — protein sequence MIKLEKHEMNKIEALFKDIEETMIWSCLQGHMGNAWADSNEDPTCAQILTGDFCCYAGDTSSYESRLLVGNIPAFFSKPNILMIPQNKFWGELIEDVHSNRFKKFNRYATKKEKDVFDINKLKGNIDKLPNEFELVPINERLYNQSIEEEWSYDLCSQFLSYSDYSQRGIGFGILHSGKLVSGASSYTIYDEGIEIEIDTRKEYRRMGLAKICASRLIIECLNRGLYPSWDAANKESLALAEKLGYHFDKEYAAYIVEC from the coding sequence ATGATTAAGTTGGAAAAACATGAAATGAATAAAATTGAGGCACTATTTAAAGATATAGAAGAAACTATGATTTGGTCATGCTTGCAGGGACATATGGGTAACGCATGGGCAGATAGTAATGAAGATCCTACATGTGCACAAATTCTTACAGGGGATTTTTGTTGTTATGCAGGGGATACATCATCTTATGAATCACGTTTGCTAGTTGGAAATATACCGGCTTTCTTCAGTAAGCCTAATATTTTGATGATACCTCAGAATAAGTTCTGGGGAGAGCTGATTGAGGATGTGCACAGTAATAGATTTAAGAAGTTTAATAGATATGCTACAAAAAAGGAGAAGGATGTTTTTGACATAAACAAACTTAAAGGCAATATTGATAAACTTCCGAATGAGTTTGAACTGGTGCCAATTAATGAGCGTTTATACAATCAGTCCATTGAAGAAGAATGGTCGTATGATCTTTGTTCTCAATTTTTATCTTATAGTGATTACAGCCAGCGAGGGATTGGATTTGGTATTTTACATTCCGGCAAGTTGGTAAGTGGTGCATCATCTTACACTATTTATGATGAAGGAATAGAGATTGAGATCGATACCAGGAAAGAGTACCGCAGAATGGGATTGGCAAAGATTTGTGCTTCCAGGCTGATAATTGAATGCTTGAATAGAGGTCTTTATCCAAGTTGGGATGCCGCCAATAAAGAATCTTTAGCGTTGGCTGAAAAGTTGGGATATCATTTTGACAAGGAATATGCTGCCTATATTGTTGAGTGTTGA
- a CDS encoding rhamnogalacturonan acetylesterase yields the protein MNKNRSLAVIFTLIFMICCQLTNVYGLENGAGNANDYGSANSVDFEYITQKFLKILINFLPASTQKTVVIPTFVVTPALVATPTPVPSVYPTSATIPTVYLAGDSTVQTYNSSYSPLAGWGQMIGNYFTSDVKFVNKAIGGRSSKNFVTEGRLDEILNAIQKGDYLFVQFSHNDATSKNPDCYADPFTTYKEYLAKYVDGARKKGAIPVLITPAAQLSYRNGTYINDFQYYCYAMKQVAYEKNCAIIDLMTKCLDYYATLDYDQVYTFYMVSSNGKDFTHFTETGALEVARLVSNGVKEINVPISKCVK from the coding sequence ATGAACAAAAACCGATCTTTAGCAGTTATTTTTACCTTGATATTTATGATATGCTGTCAATTAACAAATGTATATGGTCTAGAAAATGGTGCAGGAAATGCTAATGACTATGGCTCTGCAAACTCTGTTGACTTTGAATATATAACACAAAAGTTCCTCAAAATATTAATAAATTTTTTACCTGCTTCAACTCAAAAAACTGTTGTAATTCCAACCTTTGTAGTAACTCCAGCTCTTGTAGCAACTCCAACACCTGTCCCATCAGTTTATCCAACTTCTGCTACTATACCTACAGTATATTTAGCCGGTGATTCTACTGTTCAGACTTATAACTCATCTTATTCTCCGCTGGCGGGTTGGGGACAAATGATCGGCAATTATTTTACCTCTGATGTTAAGTTTGTGAATAAGGCAATCGGTGGAAGAAGTTCAAAGAATTTTGTAACGGAAGGAAGGTTAGATGAAATTCTCAATGCAATTCAAAAAGGCGATTATTTGTTTGTTCAATTCAGCCATAATGATGCAACTTCGAAAAACCCTGACTGCTATGCTGACCCCTTTACTACATATAAGGAATATCTGGCAAAATACGTTGACGGTGCCCGTAAAAAGGGAGCCATACCTGTATTAATAACACCTGCTGCACAACTTAGTTATAGGAATGGTACATATATTAATGATTTTCAGTACTATTGTTATGCTATGAAGCAGGTAGCTTATGAAAAAAATTGCGCTATAATAGATCTAATGACAAAATGTTTAGATTATTATGCAACCCTTGATTATGACCAAGTCTATACGTTCTATATGGTTTCATCTAATGGAAAAGACTTCACTCACTTTACTGAGACAGGAGCTTTAGAGGTTGCCAGATTGGTATCAAATGGCGTCAAAGAAATAAATGTTCCTATTTCAAAGTGTGTTAAGTAA